In the Acropora muricata isolate sample 2 chromosome 10, ASM3666990v1, whole genome shotgun sequence genome, one interval contains:
- the LOC136930811 gene encoding mitotic checkpoint protein BUB3-like yields the protein MADVPNEFQLDQPPSDGISSVKFSPTSASFLVVSSWDTSVRLYDVQNNNMRLKYNHANAVLDCCFQDGVHSYSGGLDNKLKVMDFNTAAEQTVGIHEGAIRCVEFCAAIGLIVTGSWDKNVKLWDPRTHQCTGTYQQPEKVYTMASCDERLIVGTAGRRVMVWDLRNMGCVQQRRESSLKYQTRCIRTFPNKQGYVLSSIEGRVAVEYFDPSPEIQKKKYAFKCHRIKEDGMENIYPVNAISFHNVHNTFATGGSDGFVNIWDGFNKKRLCQFHRYPTSISSLSFSNDGNLLAIASSYMYEEDEKDHPADAIYIRRVSDAETKPK from the exons atggcggatgtaCCAAACGAATTCCAACTGGATCAGCCTCCATCGGATGGAATTTCTTCGGTGAAATTCAGTCCCACCTCAGCTTCCTTTTTGGTTGTGTCGTCATGGGATACA TCAGTTAGGCTTTATGATGTCCAGAACAACAACATGCGTCTCAAGTATAACCATGCAAATGCAGTCCTAGATTGCTGTTTTCAGGATGGTGTACATTCATACAGTGGAGGACTTGATAATAAATTGAAAGT CATGGACTTCAACACAGCAGCTGAACAAACTGTTGGAATACATGAAGGAGCAATAAGATGTGTTGAATTTTGTGCTGCCATAG GTTTAATTGTTACGGGTAGCTGGGACAAAAATGTCAAGCTGTGGGACCCCCGGACACATCAGTGTACTGGCACATATCAACAACCTGAAAAG GTGTACACAATGGCTTCATGTGATGAGCGGCTTATTGTTGGCACG GCTGGACGAAGGGTTATGGTATGGGATCTGCGAAATATG gGATGTGTACAGCAAAGAAGAGAATCAAGTTTGAAGTACCAAACACGATGCATAAGAACTTTCCCAAATAAACAGG GTTATGTGTTGAGCTCAATTGAAGGAAGAGTAGCTGTCGAATACTTTGATCCAAGTCCTGAAATACAGAAGAAGAAATATGCTTTCAAATGTCACCGCATCAAGGAAGATGGAATGGAGAACATATATCCCGTAAATGCCATCTCATTCCACAATGT ACATAATACATTTGCCACTGGTGGTTCAGATGGATTTGTAAACATTTGGGATGGATTTAACAAGAAGAGACTATGTCAG TTTCATCGTTATCCAACAAGTATATCATCACTGAGCTTCAGTAATGATGGCAACCTTTTAGCCATAGCTTCATCATACATGTATGAGGAGGACGAGAAAGA tcaCCCAGCTGATGCTATTTACATCCGTCGAGTCTCAGATGCAGAAACTAAACCAAAGTGA